A single region of the Vicia villosa cultivar HV-30 ecotype Madison, WI linkage group LG4, Vvil1.0, whole genome shotgun sequence genome encodes:
- the LOC131598090 gene encoding uncharacterized protein LOC131598090 — MQILDGILIANEIVDEARRKKKEVLMFKVNFEKAYDSEDWSFLDYVMSKMGLNIHDKWLEEASKLLKCQKGSIPFKYLGLPIGDNPNRINTWQPVIEAVRKVEMENQIGKTRIVVKCVEEKIWGGRGHEEHNIGDWESSKYYYVKGVYKGLAYFELDHYVDAWPKIWHKAIPSKISCFGWRLFQNSLANKNNLYRRNVNGKGSIRCIGGCDTVESIPHLFFECLYFSGIWKFVCKWLRISTALHGDSIAHLAQFEGLIGGDKEISSKVRVIWLACCWSIWKARNAKIFNNKEVETKKIIEDSIEYSWRWLSSVNADVQYNYAQWRTNPRPCLDLES, encoded by the exons ATGCAGATTCTCGACGGTATCCTAATTGCGAACGAGATTGTGGACGAGGCTAGAAGGAAGAAAAAGGAAGTGCTTATGTTTAAAGTCAATTTCGAGAAGGCATATGATTCGGAGGACTGGAGTTTTCTGGACTATGTGATGTCAAAGATGG GGTTAAACATCCATGATAAATGGCTTGAAGAGGCGTCAAAGTTACTGAAGTGTCAAAAAGGCTCTATTCCATTCAAATATCTTGGCCTTCCTATTGGTGACAACCCGAACAGAATTAATACTTGGCAGCCTGTTATAGAGGCTGTGAG GAAAGTGGAAATGGAAAATCAAATCGGAAAGACACGGATTGTGGTTAAATGCGTTGAAGAAAAGATATGGGGAGGAAGAGGTCATGAGGAGCATA ATATAGGAGATTGGGAGAGCTCAAAGTATTATTATGTTAAAGGAGTGTATAAAGGTTTAGCATATTTTGAGCTTGATCACTATGTTGATGCTTGGCCTAAGATTTGGCACAAAGCGATTCCTTCGAAAATATCCTGCTTTGGATGGAGATTATTTCAGAATAGTCTAGCTAATAAGAATAACCTTTATAGAAGGAATGTCAATGGCAAAGGATCTATTAGGTGTATCGGGGGTTGTGACACTGTTGAATCTAtacctcacttgtttttcgagtGTCTGTATTTTTCAGGTATATGGAAATTCGTTTGCAAGTGGCTTCGCATATCCACTGCCTTACACGGAGATAGTATAGCCCATCTTGCTCAATTTGAAGGTCTAATTGGAGGTGATAAGGAAATATCGTCGAAAGTCCGAGTGATTTGGCTAGCTTGCTGCTGGAGCATTTGGAAAGCTAGGAATGCCAAAATCTTCAACAACAAAGAAGTGGAAACGAAAAAGATAATTGAAGACTCTATCGAGTATTCTTGGAGGTGGTTGTCATCAGTTAACGCGGATGTGCAATACAACTATGCTCAATGGAGGACAAATCCTAGGCCTTGTCTCGACCTGGAATCTTAA